Proteins from a single region of Plasmodium brasilianum strain Bolivian I chromosome 13, whole genome shotgun sequence:
- a CDS encoding calmodulin, giving the protein MADKLTEEQISEFKEAFSLFDKDGDGTITTKELGTVMRSLGQNPTEAELQDMINEIDTDGNGTIDFPEFLTLMARKLKDTDTEEELIEAFRVFDRDGDGYISADELRHVMTNLGEKLTNEEVDEMIREADIDGDGQINYEEFVKMMIAK; this is encoded by the exons ATGGCAGACAAGTTAACTGAGGAGCAAATTTCTGAATTCAAAGAAGCCTTTAGTTTATTTGATAAAGATGGCGATGGAa cTATAACAACAAAAGAATTGGGGACTGTTATGAGATCGCTGGGACAAAATCCAACTGAAGCAGAATTGCAAGATATGATAAATGAAATTGATACAGACGGAAATGGAACAATTGATTTTCCGgaatttttaactttaatGGCAAGAAAATTGAAAGATACTGATACGGAAGAAGAATTAATTGAAGCATTTAGAGTTTTTGATAGAGATGGTGATGGATATATAAGTGCAGATGAGTTAAGACATGTAATGACAAATTTAGGAGAAAAGTTAACAAATGAAGAAGTAGATGAAATGATAAGAGAGGCAGATATTGACGGAGATGGACAAATTAACTATGAAGAATTTGTTAAAATGATGATAgctaaataa
- a CDS encoding CCR4-associated factor 16, producing the protein MNDITIHNLNYNYYNRIKNTSTKALDNVNLSFGRGMRIVVCGKNGAGKSTLLSILAGKKLIKEEQVLVFNRPVFHDTALTNRIGFVGEWWSDEYAMNITIKDFFSQYSSSKRYKILLKLFDIDENKLISSISKGEKKKVQILVNLIKRKDIYIFDEATESLDLISRKLLLEFLKKECIKHNCIIIYSTHIFDYMEKWCSHVLYLSNGSVTFFSDIHTIKNVKNYTSLAEYIFDNMMKEIKERDNIDNVDGSKEEGEYNSEMINIAYQG; encoded by the exons atgaatgataTAACAATACATAACTTAAATTATAACTACTACAATCGAATAAAAAACACAAGCACGAAAGCACTTGATAATGTAAACTTGTCATTTGGAAGAGGAATGAGAATCGTTGTTTGCGGAAAAAACGGAGCTGGAAAAAGTACCTTACTGAGTATTTTAGCCggaaaaaaa CTGATAAAAGAAGAGCAAGTTTTAGTTTTCAACAGACCGGTTTTTCACGACACTGCGTTAACAAACAGAATAGGATTCGTGGGAGAATGGTGGAGTGATg AGTATGCTATGAACATCACAATAAAAGATTTCTTTTCGCAATATAGTAGCtctaaaagatataaaattttactgAAATTATTCGAcattgatgaaaataaattaatatctAGTATCTCCAAAggagagaagaaaaaagttCAAATTTTGGTCAATCTGATTAAGAGAAAAGACATTTACATCTTTGATGAAGCAACTGAATCATTAGATTTGATATCCCGGAAACTATTACTAGA gtTTTTGAAGAAGGAATGTATCAAACACAATtgcattataatttattctacACATATCTTTGattatatggaaaaatgGTGTAGCCATGTTTTATACTTGTCCAACGGATcagttacttttttttcagaTATACACACTATTAAGAA tgttaaaaattatacctCATTGGccgaatatatttttgataatatgatgaaggaaataaaagaaagggATAATATTGATAACGTGGACG GATCGAAAGAGGAGGGAGAATACAATTCTGAAATGATTAATATAGCATATcaaggataa
- a CDS encoding queuine tRNA-ribosyltransferase: MNEQETKYRINRVMDIETPTSTILTNDLLPEFINIELLRKIENKFILNCPLIEVYNHLDVFEKAKEFYSKQNIKQLTKSYLNNFCDFENSYRYMNIRNVLIKDFFININKFITLKQNSSTAIFSFDDFLKCIEIFEPDIFCIPSEEIKINEEIGKKKKIRLITLMNEFLEKIKTMKDKNLYNNMSLCILSIPSTVNINNLITEPLNKYDSIIDGYLLSGLGYDESNEIRSSYLLNILKVLPKDKLKFIQLSTGTPVEILHSVYHGIDIIESNFPYYLAKNGKAINMIIQMDELNYNSKLHDINLIDFKNNENFIIDLNDSKYTFDYSTITSNSPRKEKRSYIHHLLKCQELTANVLLTYHNLYMYSLFFQEIQTQIKNNNFLCYISWFIERHQLHRCKQ; encoded by the coding sequence atgaacgaaCAAGAAACCAAGTATCGCATAAATAGAGTAATGGACATTGAAACACCTACTAGTACAATATTAACAAATGATTTACTACctgaatttataaatatagaattgttaagaaaaatagagaataaatttatactAAATTGCCCTTTAATTGAAGTATATAACCATTTGGATGTTTttgaaaaagcaaaagaatTTTATTCAAAGCAGAACATTAAACAGTTGACCAAAAGTTACTTAAATAACTTTTGTGATTTTGAGAATAGCTATagatatatgaatataagaaatgttttaataaaggactttttcataaatataaataaatttattactttaaaacaaaatagttCAACCgctatattttcatttgatgactttttaaaatgcatagaaatatttgaaccagatattttttgtataccatcagaagaaattaaaataaacgaagaaataggaaaaaaaaaaaaaataaggttaATTACTTTAATGAAtgaatttttagaaaaaataaaaacaatgaaagataaaaatttatataataatatgtctttatgtattttatccATTCCTTCAAcagttaatataaataatttaataaccgagccattaaataaatacgaTTCAATAATAGATGGTTATTTATTAAGTGGATTAGGTTATGATGAATCTAACGAAATAAGATCtagttatttattaaatattttaaaagttttgCCAAAAgacaaattaaaatttatacaattaAGTACTGGTACTCCAGTTGAAATTCTACATAGTGTATATCATGGAATTGATATTATTGAATCTAATTTTCCTTATTACTTGgcaaaaaatggaaaagctATAAATATGATTATTCAGATGGATGAATTAAATTACAACAGTAAATTACACGATATTAATCTTATCGATTTcaaaaataacgaaaattttattatagacTTAAATGATTCAAAATATACCTTTGATTATTCTACTATAACATCTAATTCACCAAGAAAAGAAAAGCGGTCATACATACATCACTTATTAAAATGCCAAGAACTAACAGCAAACGTTTTATTAACATATCATAacctatatatgtatagctTATTCTTTCAAGAAATTCAAactcaaataaaaaataataattttttatgttatattagtTGGTTTATAGAGCGTCACCAGTTACATAGGTGTAAACAATAG
- a CDS encoding Hsp70/Hsp90 organizing protein produces the protein MVNKEEAQRLKELGNKCFQEGKFEESINHFTSAIKNDPEDHVLYSNLSGAFSSLGRFYEALENANKCIRLKKDWPKGYIRKGCAEHGLRQLDNSEKTYLEGLKLDPNNNSLKDGLEKVRRDKLMENMEYINHINTIIENDENLKSYKEENANYPNELLNTIKTINSNPMNIRLILSSCNKKICEGVEKFFGIRFNDDSAYEAEREKQRKKEEEEKERKRKEEEEKLKNRTPEEILGEEHKLKGNEFYKQKKFEEALNEYNEAIKANPNEIMYHYNIAAVYMEMKNYEKSIETCIYAIENRYNFKADFSQVAKVYNRLAISYAYMKNYDKAIEAYRKSLVEDNNRATRNALKELERKKEKEEREAYIDPIKAEEHKNKGNEYFKNNDFPNAKKEYDEAIRRNPNDAKLYSNRAAALTKLIEYPSALEDVMKAIELDPNFVKAYSRKGNLHFFMKDYYKALQAYNKGLELDPNNKECLEGYQRCAYKIDEMSKSEKVDEEQFKKSMSDPEIQQIISDPQFQIILQRLNENPNSISEYIKDPKIFNGLQKLIAAGILKVR, from the coding sequence ATGGTGAATAAAGAAGAAGCGCAACGATTAAAAGAATTAGGCAATAAATGCTTTCAAGAAGGGAAATTTGAAGAGTCGATAAATCATTTCACCAGTGCTATTAAGAATGATCCGGAAGATCATGTGCTATATTCAAACTTGTCAGGTGCCTTCTCAAGTTTAGGAAGATTTTATGAAGCTTTAGAAAATgcaaataaatgtatacgaTTGAAAAAGGATTGGCCGAAGGGATATATTAGAAAGGGTTGTGCAGAACATGGTTTAAGGCAGCTTGACAATTCAGAAAAAACTTATTTAGAAGGATTAAAATTAGACCCTAATAATAACTCACTAAAAGATGGTTTAGAAAAAGTAAGAAGAGATAAATTAATGGAAAATATGGAATACATTAACCATATAAATACTATCAtagaaaatgatgaaaatttaaaatcatataaagaagaaaatgcaAATTATCCTAATGAACttttaaatacaataaaaactATTAATAGTAATCCAATGAATATTCGTTTAATACTTTCCtcatgtaataaaaaaatatgcgaAGGGGTAGAGAAATTTTTCGGTATAAGATTTAATGACGATTCTGCGTATGAAGcagaaagagaaaaacaaaggaaaaaagaagaggaagaaaaagaaagaaaaagaaaagaagaagaagagaaattaaaaaacagaACCCCAGAAGAAATACTTGGTGAAGAACACAAATTGAAGGgaaatgaattttataaacaaaaaaaatttgaagagGCTTTGAATGAATATAATGAAGCTATTAAAGCTAACCCTAATGAAATTATGTACCATTATAATATAGCAGCTGTATATatggaaatgaaaaattatgaaaaatcaaTTGAAACATGTATTTATGCAATTGAAAATAGATATAATTTTAAGGCTGATTTTTCCCAGGTAGCGAAAGTATATAATCGATTAGCTATTAGCTATGcctatatgaaaaattacgATAAAGCAATTGAAGCGTATCGAAAATCATTAGTAGAAGATAATAATAGAGCAACTAGAAATGCTTTGAAGGAATtggagagaaaaaaagaaaaagaagaaagagaGGCATATATAGATCCAATTAAAGCAGAAGAACATAAAAACAAAGgtaatgaatattttaaaaataatgattttcCAAATGCTAAAAAAGAATACGATGAAGCCATTAGAAGAAATCCCAATGATGCCAAATTATATTCTAACAGAGCAGCAGCATTAACTAAATTAATAGAATATCCATCAGCCTTAGAAGATGTGATGAAAGCTATAGAATTAGACCCAAATTTTGTTAAGGCATATAGTAGAAAAGGAAACCTACATTTTTTCATGAAGGATTATTATAAAGCTTTACAAGCTTATAATAAAGGATTAGAATTAGATcctaataataaagaatgtTTGGAAGGATATCAAAGGTGTGCATACAAAATTGATGAAATGTCCAAATCAGAAAAAGTAGATGAAGAACAATTCAAAAAATCCATGTCCGACCCAGAAATTCAACAAATTATATCAGATCCAcaatttcaaataattttacaaagaTTAAATGAAAACCCTAATTCTATTTcggaatatataaaagatcctaaaatttttaatggaTTACAAAAGTTGATTGCTGCGGGGATATTGAAAGTTAGGTAG